In Penicillium psychrofluorescens genome assembly, chromosome: 5, a single window of DNA contains:
- a CDS encoding uncharacterized protein (ID:PFLUO_007547-T1.cds;~source:funannotate), with protein sequence MTSRYRRVVSHMVEDRDIISVEPMDEIHAITLFDKKLGVQAAREDVIQLTTALEFMPLAIVQAAAYVKQRSPRLSVAQYLENFRGSDHQKTSLLDYEGGQLRRDREAKNSILITWQISFDCIRQESPSAADLLSLMSFFDRQGIPDSLLQGNEEMRQELGGVPASNVDLIGDGRNGDESKSVSVVDKFEDDILVLRDYSFISISADGVNFEMHRLVQLAMQEWLKAHGQLEKWKGRFIRILHHKFPEGNYENWPRCQLLFAHVQSAVAHQPHEKDMLEEWGSLLYEAASFAWTRGDFVDSQIMAKKATIARLNLFGPDNEKTLDSFEMLGLAYKLGGQWKDAEKLQLQVMETRKQVSGPEHPDTLDSITNLALTYCNQGRWKDAEELQLQVVESYKRVLGLEHPHTLIGIGNLASTYQNQGQWRDAEELQLQVMETRKRVLGPEHPDTLIGIANLASTYRNQGRWKDAEELELQVIETRKRVLGPEHPDTVTGMNNLGSTYWNQGRWKDAEELQLQVMETRKRVLGLEHPDTLTSMNNLAHTFKSLGQDKTALLLMAECVRLRDQLLGPDHPYTVSSKSALNEWRAKDEPLSSQSDKMATET encoded by the coding sequence ATGACAAGTCGGTACAGACGCGTGGTATCACACATGGTGGAAGATAGGGATATTATTTCAGTTGAACCGATGGACGAAATCCATGCAATTACACTCTTTGACAAGAAGCTCGGAGTGCAAGCTGCCAGGGAAGACGTCATTCAGCTGACTACGGCACTCGAGTTCATGCCGCTTGCGATTGTACAAGCCGCGGCCTATGTCAAGCAACGGTCACCGCGCCTATCAGTTGCACAGTATCTGGAAAATTTTCGGGGAAGCGACCACCAGAAGACAAGCCTCCTTGATTATGAGGGGGGCCAGCTTCGCAGAGACCGGGAAGCCAAAAACTCCATCCTCATTACCTGGCAAATATCATTTGATTGTATTCGGCAAGAAAGCCCATCCGCGGCGGATTTGTTGTCTCTAATGAGCTTTTTCGATCGACAAGGAATACCTGATAGTCTACTTCAAGGAAACGAAGAGATGAGACAGGAATTAGGCGGTGTTCCTGCATCTAACGTGGATCTGATAGGGGATGGCAGGAATGGAGACGAAAGCAAAAGTGTCAGCGTGGTTGACAAGTTTGAGGACGATATATTGGTGCTGAGAGACTACTCATTCATATCCATTAGTGCGGATGGGGTGAACTTTGAGATGCATCGCCTGGTCCAACTAGCCATGCAGGAATGGCTAAAGGCGCATGGACAGCTTGAAAAGTGGAAGGGACGGTTCATCCGAATCCTTCACCACAAATTCCCAGAAGGAAACTATGAGAACTGGCCTAGGTGCCAGTTGCTATTTGCGCACGTGCAAAGTGCAGTTGCACACCAGCCACATGAAAAGGACATGTTGGAAGAATGGGGTTCGCTGCTTTACGAGGCGGCATCGTTTGCCTGGACTCGAGGAGATTTCGTCGACAGCCAGATAATGGCAAAGAAAGCAACGATTGCAAGGTTGAACTTGTTCGGCCCGGATAATGAAAAGACACTTGACAGCTTTGAAATGCTTGGGTTGGCATATAAGCTTGGAGGCCAGTGGAAGGACGCCGAAAAGCTACAGCTACAAGTGATGGAGACCCGCAAGCAGGTCTCAGGACCAGAGCATCCCGACACGCTGGATAGCATTACCAACCTAGCCTTAACCTACTGCAATCAGGGTCGATGGAAAGACGCTGAAGAGTTACAGTTGCAAGTAGTAGAGAGCTATAAGCGGGTCTTGGGGCTAGAGCATCCCCACACTCTGATTGGCATTGGCAACCTAGCCTCAACCTACCAGAATCAGGGTCAGTGGAGGGACGCTGAAGAGCTACAGCTACAAGTGATGGAGACCCGTAAGCGAGTCTTAGGGCCAGAGCATCCTGATACTCTAATTGGCATTGCCAACCTAGCCTCGACCTACCGGAATCAGGGTCGATGGAAAGACGCCGAAGAGCTAGAATTGCAAGTGATAGAGACCCGCAAGCGTGTCTTAGGGCCAGAGCATCCTGACACTGTGACTGGCATGAACAACCTAGGCTCAACCTACTGGAATCAGGGTCGATGGAAAGACGCAGAAGAGCTACAGTTGCAAGTCATGGAGACCCGCAAGCGGGTCTTAGGGCTAGAACATCCCGACACTCTGACTAGCATGAACAACCTGGCCCATACCTTTAAGTCATTGGGTCAAGACAAGACCGCTTTGCTGTTGATGGCCGAATGCGTTCGACTCCGCGACCAATTACTAGGCCCTGACCACCCATATACCGTGTCTTCCAAATCTGCTTTAAATGAATGGCGTGCGAAGGATGAGCCCTTGTCTTCCCAGTCTGATAAAATGGCAACGGAAACATAA